From Spirochaetota bacterium, a single genomic window includes:
- a CDS encoding DUF3592 domain-containing protein has protein sequence MDIKAESDAARSSANAVPQRSKIFSFFSFEVCMFLAAAIIFSVHVYLKNADEKLLNEGVAVRGVITDKITKMKTANKGKDGYFYEHMLHYRFNYYFREYTGSNIVNQRLADKVNKGDTILIAVDGDNPERSRIKSSDVTTGFIFTLKLISIVPLVLGIISLVVTLIQKLREKKKYLTIQP, from the coding sequence ATGGACATAAAAGCGGAAAGTGATGCTGCCAGGTCTTCTGCTAATGCAGTACCGCAGCGTTCGAAAATATTTTCTTTCTTTTCATTTGAGGTATGCATGTTCCTGGCCGCCGCGATTATTTTTTCTGTTCATGTATACCTAAAAAACGCTGATGAGAAATTACTCAATGAAGGCGTTGCCGTCCGGGGTGTTATAACGGATAAGATAACAAAAATGAAAACAGCGAACAAAGGCAAAGACGGTTATTTCTACGAACACATGTTGCACTACCGCTTCAATTATTATTTTAGAGAATACACGGGCAGTAATATCGTTAATCAGCGGCTTGCGGATAAAGTTAATAAGGGAGATACCATTCTCATTGCAGTGGATGGCGACAACCCCGAGCGATCACGAATAAAATCATCGGATGTAACTACGGGCTTTATATTTACGTTGAAACTTATAAGCATTGTTCCTTTGGTTTTGGGAATCATTTCTTTAGTCGTAA